From Mobula hypostoma chromosome 27, sMobHyp1.1, whole genome shotgun sequence, a single genomic window includes:
- the vps29 gene encoding vacuolar protein sorting-associated protein 29, whose amino-acid sequence MLVLVLGDLHIPHRCNTLPAKFKKLLVPGKIQHILCTGNLCTKESYDYLKTLAGDVHIVRGDFDENLNYPEQKVVTVGQFKIGLIHGHQVIPWGDMTSLALLQRQLDVDILISGHTHKFEAFEQESKFYINPGSATGAGNALEGNIIPSFVLMDIQASTVVTYVYQLISDDVKVERIEYKKS is encoded by the exons ATG TTGGTGCTGGTATTGGGAGACCTTCACATTCCTCACCGCTGTAACACTTTGCCAGCCAAGTTCAAGAAATTGTTGGTACCTGGTAAAATCCAGCATATTTTATGCACAGGAAATCTTTGCACCAAAGAGAGCTATGATTATCTTAAAACACTGGCTGGAGATGTCCACATTGTCAGAGGAGACTTTGATGAG AATTTGAATTATCCAGAGCAGAAGGTGGTAACAGTGGGGCAATTCAAAATTGGATTGATCCATGGTCACCAGGTGATTCCCTGGGGAGACATGACTAGTCTGGCTCTACTGCAGCGGCAGCTGGATGTCGATATCCTCATATCCGGACACACGCACAAATTTGAGGCTTTTGAACAAGAGAGCAAGTTCTATATCAATCCAGGCTCAGCCACAGGTGCCGGTAACGCACTGGAAGG aAATATCATCCCTTCATTCGTACTAATGGACATTCAGGCATCCACAGTAGTCACTTATGTTTACCAGCTGATTTCTGATGATGTAAAAGTAGAACGGATTGAATACAAGAAGTCCTAA